From the Desulfosarcina sp. BuS5 genome, one window contains:
- a CDS encoding NAD(P)H-dependent oxidoreductase translates to MLVLGLMGSPRKNGNTNYLLSLFMKEADRLGAQTEVIMVADQDIVPCMGCASCGKKGFCVIKDTMSSDIYPLFRKADVIVASTPIFFYNATAQLKALIDRSQALWSRKYILQVSDPGCKFRRGFLLSLGATKGKNLFDGLRLTTKYFFDAAGASFDGMLTYRHIEKPGDMEKHPSVLKEVKEAAGNLLKPLLARKKVLFACKENACRSQIAAAFAQYMAGDKFEVLCGGSEPADKINSVMAEVMAEKGIDMAFRIPKSIDDAIAYVKPDHIITMGCEEKCPAVSGAGKEDWALADPAGESISFMRKIRDEIETRVMKLIDES, encoded by the coding sequence ATGCTTGTACTCGGTTTAATGGGAAGTCCTAGAAAAAATGGGAATACAAATTATCTTCTATCTCTTTTCATGAAAGAAGCCGACCGGCTGGGAGCTCAGACAGAAGTCATTATGGTAGCAGACCAGGATATCGTTCCTTGCATGGGTTGTGCTTCTTGTGGAAAAAAAGGTTTTTGTGTTATTAAAGACACGATGAGTAGTGATATTTATCCACTGTTCCGCAAGGCAGATGTTATAGTGGCCTCTACGCCCATATTTTTTTATAATGCAACGGCACAGCTTAAAGCTCTTATTGACAGAAGCCAGGCCCTATGGTCCAGAAAATATATATTACAGGTGTCCGATCCCGGTTGCAAATTCAGACGAGGTTTTCTACTTTCCCTCGGCGCTACAAAAGGTAAAAATCTCTTCGATGGTTTAAGACTTACAACGAAATATTTTTTCGATGCTGCCGGAGCAAGCTTTGATGGCATGCTGACATACAGACACATAGAAAAACCCGGGGATATGGAAAAACATCCGTCTGTTTTAAAGGAAGTAAAAGAAGCTGCCGGAAATCTTCTCAAACCGCTTTTAGCAAGGAAGAAGGTTCTTTTCGCCTGTAAAGAAAATGCTTGCAGAAGCCAGATAGCCGCCGCTTTCGCTCAATATATGGCTGGAGATAAATTTGAAGTATTATGCGGTGGAAGCGAGCCTGCAGATAAAATAAATTCTGTAATGGCAGAGGTGATGGCCGAAAAAGGGATAGATATGGCTTTTCGTATTCCAAAAAGCATAGATGATGCTATTGCTTATGTAAAACCTGATCATATCATAACAATGGGTTGCGAAGAAAAATGTCCTGCCGTTTCCGGTGCCGGGAAAGAAGACTGGGCACTGGCTGACCCTGCAGGTGAATCTATCAGTTTTATGCGCAAGATTCGTGATGAAATCGAAACAAGAGTAATGAAATTGATTGACGAATCCTGA
- a CDS encoding DEAD/DEAH box helicase produces the protein MYKKKPMPRDKRFKAKLRLKIKPSADSALKKIFAGIGVPEKVKFKPDPFQLDAVQAIQTSDCLVTVPTGAGKTWIAEKAIERTLKEGGRSWYASPLKALTNSKYNEFAKIFGPNNLGILTGDRKENPDAPVITGTTEILRNQLYDAMHRGETLNTDLVILDEAHFLGDQERGVVWEEIMIYLPPRIPLLMLSATIGNAGQIAAWLESIRLKKCTVIEETKRPVPLSPLFFHPSGHLLPLTRHGSRTEKRSKAKNRLHPKVISFLDEKKPPRLAIPGRLPPFSDIMKVMKKYDLLPAIFFLKSRADCDNALKLCASGLPQDRKRAIKHRIGELVHENAHIALHPQLQHLKSMGVGAHHSGQLPAWKLLLETLMAEGMLDAIFATSTVAAGVNFPARTIVMLNSDRFNGREFASLSPSEFHQMTGRAGRRGMDNIGFAMVIPGKFMDLPLTARLINSDSSEVLSQIRINFSMVLNLLLSHTPDQIEGLLKQSFATYLIRETRKKTTTKNTIKFRHKALEDDFKRHLNFLEENGYVTEKGALTKVGFWASKLRVDHPLLIAEGLRIGIFPEDDPALLAAIIASFVNEKDTDENIDKNKFPQNLVETYEMVTNALEPFAKKHIAKGFDVRQLFLKPAAAVYQWACEKPWEDALAVAATDEGSLAMLILRTADNLRHIRALGDVFSIAARNASKAIELIVRDPVITGYDDQG, from the coding sequence ATGTATAAAAAAAAACCCATGCCGCGCGACAAGCGATTTAAAGCAAAACTCCGCTTGAAAATTAAACCATCGGCAGATTCGGCTTTGAAAAAAATTTTTGCGGGGATCGGTGTACCTGAAAAAGTTAAATTCAAACCCGATCCTTTTCAACTCGATGCCGTCCAGGCCATACAAACATCAGACTGTTTGGTAACTGTTCCAACAGGAGCAGGTAAAACCTGGATTGCCGAAAAAGCCATAGAGCGAACCCTGAAAGAGGGGGGGCGATCCTGGTATGCTTCTCCCTTAAAGGCTTTGACCAACTCGAAGTATAATGAATTTGCAAAAATTTTCGGGCCGAATAATCTGGGCATACTTACCGGTGACAGAAAGGAAAATCCCGATGCTCCGGTTATAACCGGAACTACCGAAATATTGCGTAATCAACTTTACGATGCCATGCACCGCGGAGAAACCTTGAATACCGATCTGGTAATTCTGGATGAGGCCCATTTTCTAGGCGATCAGGAACGTGGGGTAGTTTGGGAAGAGATAATGATATACCTGCCGCCCCGCATACCTCTTCTCATGCTTTCCGCAACTATCGGGAACGCCGGACAGATAGCCGCCTGGCTTGAATCTATACGCCTTAAAAAATGTACGGTTATTGAAGAAACAAAAAGACCGGTGCCCCTTTCCCCTCTTTTTTTCCATCCCTCCGGCCATCTTCTGCCCCTCACCAGGCATGGCAGCCGGACAGAAAAAAGGAGTAAAGCCAAAAACAGGCTGCACCCCAAGGTAATATCCTTTTTAGATGAAAAAAAACCTCCCCGCCTGGCTATACCAGGGAGACTTCCTCCATTCAGCGATATAATGAAGGTAATGAAGAAATACGACCTCCTGCCGGCCATCTTTTTTCTTAAATCCCGCGCTGACTGCGACAACGCTTTGAAACTATGTGCTTCCGGGCTGCCCCAAGATAGAAAAAGAGCCATAAAGCATAGAATCGGCGAACTTGTGCACGAAAATGCTCACATAGCCCTCCACCCCCAGCTTCAACACTTAAAAAGTATGGGAGTAGGCGCCCATCACAGCGGCCAGCTTCCGGCCTGGAAGCTGCTTCTCGAAACCTTAATGGCCGAAGGTATGCTCGATGCTATTTTCGCAACATCCACAGTCGCCGCTGGGGTAAATTTTCCGGCACGCACCATTGTAATGCTTAATTCAGACAGGTTCAACGGTCGGGAATTCGCTTCTCTCAGCCCGAGTGAATTCCACCAGATGACCGGGCGGGCCGGTAGAAGAGGCATGGACAATATCGGTTTCGCGATGGTAATTCCCGGTAAATTTATGGACCTGCCGCTTACGGCCAGGCTCATAAATTCAGACTCTTCAGAAGTACTCAGCCAGATCAGGATTAATTTTTCCATGGTTTTGAATCTTCTCCTTTCCCATACACCGGATCAAATTGAAGGCCTGCTTAAACAATCCTTTGCCACCTATTTGATCAGAGAAACCAGAAAAAAAACAACCACGAAAAACACAATAAAATTCAGACATAAAGCCCTGGAAGATGATTTCAAGAGACACCTAAACTTCCTGGAAGAGAACGGATATGTAACCGAAAAAGGTGCCTTGACAAAGGTCGGTTTCTGGGCATCAAAGCTGAGGGTCGATCATCCTCTTTTAATAGCAGAAGGCCTTAGAATAGGAATCTTTCCGGAAGACGATCCTGCGCTGCTGGCTGCTATCATCGCATCATTTGTTAATGAAAAAGATACAGACGAAAATATTGACAAAAACAAATTTCCCCAAAATCTTGTGGAAACTTATGAAATGGTCACAAATGCCCTTGAACCGTTTGCAAAAAAACATATTGCCAAAGGATTTGATGTTAGGCAGCTCTTCTTGAAACCTGCAGCAGCGGTTTATCAATGGGCTTGCGAAAAACCATGGGAAGATGCCCTTGCAGTTGCGGCAACAGATGAGGGAAGTCTGGCCATGCTGATATTAAGAACAGCGGACAACCTGAGACATATCAGGGCTCTTGGAGACGTTTTTTCCATAGCAGCCCGGAATGCATCGAAAGCAATCGAACTTATAGTCCGGGATCCGGTTATAACCGGGTATGACGATCAGGGATAA
- a CDS encoding ATP-binding protein, protein MKIAVSGKGGVGKTTFAALLIRALNLEGKHILAVDADPDANLAAAIGITDADKITPISDMKKLIYERTEAKPGTVGGFFKLNPKVNDLPDKLSAKFENISLMRLGSVKKGGSGCLCPASTLLRALITHIVLIRDDVVVMDMEAGIEHLGRATASAVDKLIVVVEPGRRSIETASHIRELASEIGLKNIAMVGNKTRGKKDEEFLKKNLSDFTFLGLIPHDDALIEADLGGISPFDVDSPAKSIVCNMISEL, encoded by the coding sequence ATGAAAATAGCGGTAAGCGGGAAAGGCGGGGTCGGCAAGACAACCTTTGCAGCGCTTTTGATTAGAGCATTAAACCTGGAAGGGAAGCATATACTGGCGGTTGATGCGGATCCTGATGCCAACCTGGCTGCGGCCATCGGCATCACCGATGCTGATAAAATTACGCCAATATCAGATATGAAAAAACTGATATATGAAAGAACGGAAGCAAAGCCCGGTACAGTGGGAGGTTTTTTTAAGCTGAATCCCAAAGTAAATGACCTACCGGACAAATTGTCAGCAAAATTTGAAAACATCAGCCTCATGCGGCTGGGGAGTGTGAAAAAAGGAGGCTCCGGATGTTTATGCCCTGCCAGCACCCTGTTACGCGCCCTTATTACGCATATCGTGCTGATACGTGATGATGTGGTTGTTATGGATATGGAGGCCGGTATAGAACATCTTGGCAGAGCAACGGCTTCGGCGGTCGACAAACTGATTGTAGTCGTGGAGCCTGGTCGCAGAAGTATAGAAACCGCTTCTCATATCAGGGAACTGGCATCTGAAATAGGTTTAAAGAATATCGCTATGGTCGGTAACAAGACCCGGGGTAAAAAGGATGAAGAGTTTTTGAAAAAAAATCTTTCCGATTTCACATTTCTCGGCCTGATTCCCCATGATGACGCTTTAATTGAAGCGGATCTGGGCGGTATTTCTCCTTTTGACGTAGATTCTCCTGCAAAAAGCATTGTCTGCAATATGATATCGGAACTTTAA
- a CDS encoding uracil-DNA glycosylase: MPISSEYKSQTKSLYIVQVAEYLKNHLQYLHEIGFKGFDCSEKSLNIITTWGQPVKKQAPDLKKIQTDMENCFLCRLSASRKNIIFGTGNPDADLMFVGGRPSGMDAESTSEPFAGEVGELLEKIINAIKMSKDEAYFCNVIKCRTPVDQDPMPDEISACARFLEQQIDAVKPVFICALGEIAAGVLLKTDKSVSALRGRFYNYKGIKILPTYHPAYLLRYESRKRDVWEDMKMLMREMKRSVH, translated from the coding sequence ATGCCCATATCGTCAGAATACAAATCACAAACAAAGTCGCTATATATTGTACAGGTCGCAGAATATTTAAAGAATCATTTGCAATATCTTCACGAAATAGGATTCAAGGGCTTTGACTGTTCGGAAAAAAGTCTTAACATAATTACAACCTGGGGGCAACCGGTTAAAAAGCAGGCTCCCGATTTAAAAAAAATACAAACAGATATGGAAAACTGCTTTTTATGCAGGCTGTCTGCAAGCAGAAAAAATATTATATTCGGAACCGGTAACCCTGATGCTGACTTGATGTTTGTAGGTGGAAGGCCATCCGGTATGGATGCAGAAAGCACAAGTGAACCTTTTGCCGGAGAGGTAGGCGAGCTGCTGGAGAAAATAATTAATGCTATCAAAATGTCGAAAGATGAGGCGTATTTTTGCAATGTTATAAAGTGCCGTACGCCGGTTGACCAGGATCCGATGCCGGATGAAATAAGTGCTTGCGCTCGTTTTTTGGAACAGCAGATCGATGCTGTAAAACCAGTTTTTATTTGCGCTCTGGGTGAAATAGCAGCAGGGGTTCTTCTTAAAACTGATAAATCCGTATCAGCACTCAGGGGCCGTTTTTATAATTATAAGGGAATAAAGATTTTGCCTACATATCATCCGGCTTATCTGCTTCGTTATGAGTCAAGGAAGCGTGATGTGTGGGAGGACATGAAGATGCTTATGAGAGAAATGAAAAGGAGTGTACACTGA
- a CDS encoding B12-binding domain-containing radical SAM protein, with the protein MRKNSPEILLINPWIHDFAAYDFWAKPVGLLSLASILRQHGLNVSYMDCLDRFHPNMPKTDPHARNGRGPYLKTRAPRPEGLQDIDRKFSRYGIKKRWFMEDLRTIPRPDLVLVTSLMTYWYPGVKETIKIIKKIFPNTPLILGGIYATLFYSHALQHSEADIVIKGEGIKEILELTEKLTGFTPVNKKGCPKFSADSLDTYPYPAFDLQHLINYIPLITSKGCPFACSYCASNFLNPGFKQRSPESVIQEIEYWYKKYKVKEFVFYDDALLVDSANHAVPILEGILKKGYNICFHTPNALHIREITETNAALMFKAGFKTLRLGLETTLFEDRSSMDHKVTEYDFKKAVTCLKSAGFKKNHAGAYLLAGLPGQTIDSVKDSIRTVKQTGITPIIAYYTPIPHTKMWPMALASSRYNLESDPIFTNNAILPCRRDPFSWETISSFKKLIL; encoded by the coding sequence GTGCGTAAAAATTCACCCGAAATCCTTCTGATAAATCCCTGGATCCATGACTTTGCAGCATATGATTTCTGGGCCAAACCTGTCGGCCTGTTATCTCTTGCCTCTATATTGAGGCAGCACGGGCTTAACGTTTCATACATGGACTGTCTTGACAGGTTCCACCCTAATATGCCAAAAACAGATCCGCATGCCAGGAATGGCCGCGGCCCTTATCTAAAAACCCGGGCACCCAGGCCTGAAGGGCTCCAGGATATCGATAGAAAATTTTCCAGATATGGAATAAAAAAAAGATGGTTTATGGAAGATCTAAGGACCATTCCCCGGCCGGATCTTGTACTTGTCACATCTTTGATGACATACTGGTATCCCGGTGTTAAAGAGACAATAAAAATTATAAAAAAAATTTTCCCGAACACTCCGCTTATTCTCGGGGGCATATACGCAACTCTCTTTTATTCCCATGCCTTGCAACACTCCGAAGCCGATATTGTTATAAAGGGGGAAGGAATCAAAGAAATCCTTGAACTGACTGAAAAACTAACGGGTTTTACGCCTGTAAACAAAAAAGGCTGCCCAAAATTCAGCGCCGACAGCCTTGACACTTATCCATATCCTGCCTTTGACCTCCAACACCTGATAAACTATATCCCGCTGATCACTTCCAAAGGATGTCCTTTTGCATGTTCATACTGTGCATCCAATTTTTTAAATCCGGGCTTTAAGCAGCGCTCTCCGGAATCGGTGATACAAGAGATAGAATACTGGTATAAAAAATATAAAGTAAAAGAGTTTGTATTTTATGATGACGCCCTGCTTGTAGATTCCGCGAATCATGCAGTCCCTATCCTGGAAGGTATACTAAAAAAAGGATACAATATCTGTTTCCATACTCCCAATGCACTTCACATAAGGGAAATCACAGAAACGAATGCCGCATTAATGTTCAAGGCCGGCTTCAAGACTCTGCGTTTGGGACTTGAAACAACCTTGTTTGAAGATAGAAGCTCAATGGATCACAAAGTTACGGAATACGACTTTAAAAAAGCTGTAACCTGTTTAAAAAGCGCAGGCTTCAAAAAGAATCATGCCGGCGCATACCTGCTGGCCGGCCTGCCCGGACAAACCATTGACTCTGTTAAAGATTCAATCAGAACAGTAAAACAAACCGGCATAACCCCTATTATTGCATATTATACTCCCATACCTCATACGAAAATGTGGCCCATGGCTTTGGCTTCATCCCGTTACAACCTTGAATCAGACCCGATTTTTACAAACAATGCAATCCTGCCATGCCGGCGTGATCCGTTTTCGTGGGAAACGATTTCGTCCTTCAAAAAACTTATACTGTAA
- a CDS encoding transposase: MIKNTFEEVLSDEWVKANITNPVQELVIIRGIIPWQKMITKLCKFYNTSQGAFGKSLRMMTAILICIKYYQLSDRQMVKHIKENHYIQYFCNITNEELQTCLDPSSICVFRKRIGEEGVEIIEKEVFEVLRKAGIIQGDNAMIDSSVLKNNVIYPNDVHLIFKAFDKMKQFAVLHQISLWWDNNEVKKLWREFFLNKKQNRLEWLLKFNILFIPALKIFDKKVESLKTTKKKQIKADNMFAILTILEAQTLEKLEGKKQIKNRIVSIDEPDARPIVKGKEHPKCEFGTTMEMTFNREGFMITIENFIGNPNDKTLFAGTLEQFKKRMKGEPENIITDLGYRSNGNFKIADNISNVFLGRKKDVSEEKQSFCCKARSATEGFIAIAKNIRGFGCSLYRGFEGDRIWSLLCQTAYNLKKFIQLLMGEKIEEKKLMKLGLA, encoded by the coding sequence ATGATAAAAAATACTTTTGAAGAAGTTCTTTCTGATGAATGGGTGAAAGCAAATATAACCAATCCAGTTCAGGAATTGGTTATTATCCGTGGGATAATTCCATGGCAAAAAATGATTACAAAGTTGTGTAAATTTTATAACACCAGTCAGGGTGCTTTTGGAAAATCTCTCAGGATGATGACAGCGATTTTGATTTGTATAAAATACTATCAATTAAGTGATAGGCAAATGGTTAAGCATATAAAAGAAAACCACTATATTCAATATTTTTGTAACATCACAAATGAGGAATTGCAAACATGCCTGGATCCGAGTTCTATATGTGTATTTCGAAAACGTATAGGTGAAGAAGGTGTTGAAATTATAGAAAAAGAAGTTTTTGAGGTTCTACGCAAAGCTGGGATAATACAGGGTGATAATGCTATGATAGATTCAAGCGTATTGAAAAATAACGTTATCTATCCAAATGATGTACATTTAATTTTTAAAGCTTTTGACAAAATGAAACAATTTGCCGTTTTGCATCAAATCTCCTTGTGGTGGGACAATAATGAAGTAAAAAAATTATGGCGAGAATTTTTTTTGAACAAAAAACAAAACCGTTTGGAATGGTTACTCAAATTTAATATATTATTTATTCCTGCTCTAAAAATATTTGATAAAAAAGTTGAATCATTAAAGACCACAAAGAAAAAACAAATAAAAGCTGACAATATGTTTGCTATTCTTACTATTCTTGAAGCACAAACCTTAGAAAAACTCGAAGGTAAAAAACAGATAAAAAACCGGATTGTATCCATTGATGAACCGGATGCCCGCCCGATTGTAAAAGGAAAAGAGCATCCGAAGTGTGAATTCGGCACAACAATGGAAATGACTTTCAATAGGGAAGGATTCATGATTACCATTGAAAATTTTATCGGTAATCCAAATGATAAAACGCTTTTTGCTGGAACACTCGAACAGTTCAAAAAACGGATGAAAGGCGAACCGGAAAATATTATTACCGACCTTGGTTACAGAAGCAATGGTAATTTTAAAATTGCAGACAATATCAGTAACGTTTTTTTGGGGCGTAAAAAAGATGTATCCGAAGAAAAACAGAGTTTTTGCTGTAAAGCCCGTTCAGCAACAGAAGGTTTCATAGCTATTGCAAAAAATATTAGAGGTTTTGGATGCAGTCTTTATAGAGGATTTGAAGGAGACCGTATATGGTCATTGCTTTGTCAAACCGCTTATAATCTTAAAAAGTTTATTCAGCTTCTAATGGGAGAAAAGATTGAAGAAAAAAAACTGATGAAACTCGGGCTGGCATAA
- the mtnA gene encoding S-methyl-5-thioribose-1-phosphate isomerase — MIVDGKQIRPIWLDKDLKTVKVIDQRMLPHEFIVADLTTVDHNIQAIKEMYVRGAPLIGVTAAYGVYLATLNAPDNNISDEYIKKECNRIKAARPTAVNLAWGVDRVLTEIKKTKNNEDKITTARIEAQNIEEEEAENCRKIGEYGLSLIKNISSSKNGKTVNILTHCNAGWLACIEYGTATAPMYTAFDNGIDVHVWVDETRPLNQGSRLTAWELGKHGIKHTVITDNAGGHLMQHGMVDIVIVGTDRTTCTGDVANKIGTYLKALAAQDNNIPFYVALPSSTFDWTFRDGIKEIPIEERDPDEVRYVQGMNQGVTKNVLVPPKNSPAANFAFDVTPARLVTGFITERGICKADEKNILRLFPEKD, encoded by the coding sequence ATGATAGTAGACGGCAAACAGATCAGACCCATTTGGTTGGATAAAGATTTAAAGACTGTTAAAGTTATAGACCAGCGTATGCTCCCGCATGAATTCATTGTAGCCGACTTAACAACGGTTGACCACAATATTCAAGCCATCAAGGAAATGTATGTAAGGGGGGCGCCGCTTATCGGCGTAACTGCAGCTTACGGAGTATATCTTGCCACACTGAATGCCCCTGATAACAATATTTCGGATGAATATATTAAAAAAGAATGCAACCGGATTAAGGCGGCCAGACCAACAGCAGTTAATCTTGCATGGGGTGTTGACAGGGTTTTGACGGAAATAAAAAAAACAAAAAACAATGAGGATAAAATTACGACAGCAAGAATTGAAGCTCAAAATATAGAAGAGGAGGAAGCTGAAAACTGCCGCAAAATAGGCGAGTACGGTTTATCCCTGATAAAAAATATAAGCAGCTCCAAAAATGGGAAAACAGTCAATATTTTAACCCATTGCAATGCAGGATGGCTTGCATGTATTGAATACGGAACAGCTACTGCTCCTATGTATACTGCTTTTGACAATGGTATAGATGTACACGTTTGGGTGGATGAGACACGCCCTTTAAACCAGGGCTCCAGACTCACAGCATGGGAACTCGGTAAGCACGGGATTAAACATACCGTTATTACGGATAATGCGGGTGGACATCTGATGCAGCACGGAATGGTTGACATTGTCATTGTCGGTACGGACAGAACCACATGCACAGGAGATGTTGCCAATAAAATAGGCACATACCTCAAAGCGCTTGCTGCCCAAGATAACAATATCCCGTTTTATGTAGCTTTGCCATCCAGCACTTTTGACTGGACTTTCAGGGATGGAATAAAAGAGATACCGATAGAAGAGCGTGACCCCGACGAGGTAAGATATGTGCAGGGTATGAATCAAGGGGTAACGAAAAATGTTCTTGTTCCACCGAAAAACAGTCCTGCTGCAAACTTTGCCTTTGATGTTACACCTGCAAGGCTTGTTACCGGTTTTATTACGGAAAGAGGAATATGCAAAGCGGACGAAAAAAATATTCTTAGACTTTTTCCGGAAAAGGACTGA
- the ahbB gene encoding siroheme decarboxylase subunit beta, protein MLTELEKRIIAAIQGDIPVCKYPYKELAEKTGVSEKKFVETLTDLCSRGIIRRFGATIRHQQSGFNANAMVAWNVDEAHINAMGEKLASFKQITHCYRRNPHNGWPYNLYTMIHGKDEKTCRETVHKISKNNFINNYTILFSRREFKKTSMCYFPDF, encoded by the coding sequence ATGCTAACAGAACTTGAAAAACGAATTATCGCAGCAATTCAAGGTGACATACCAGTCTGCAAATATCCGTATAAAGAACTTGCCGAAAAGACAGGGGTTTCTGAAAAGAAATTCGTAGAGACCCTAACCGACCTTTGTTCCAGAGGTATAATCCGTCGTTTCGGAGCTACAATAAGGCACCAGCAATCAGGTTTTAATGCAAATGCCATGGTAGCATGGAACGTGGATGAGGCACATATCAATGCCATGGGCGAGAAGCTGGCTTCATTCAAACAGATCACACACTGTTACAGAAGAAATCCACATAATGGATGGCCGTATAATCTTTATACAATGATTCATGGGAAAGATGAAAAAACTTGCCGGGAAACAGTACACAAAATATCTAAGAACAATTTTATTAACAATTATACCATTCTCTTTTCCCGCAGAGAATTTAAAAAAACATCCATGTGTTATTTTCCGGACTTTTAA
- a CDS encoding AAA family ATPase, with protein MKYPYGIADFRSIIREKYFYCDKTDKIPLLENTKSQLFIRPRRFGKSLVLSMLENYYDMAKKNEFEELFGGLKIGKNPTDLHNSYFILKFNFSCVGPTGSAEDVKKALFNHINACIIEFYKVYNYKGFELPAIEIDREDALFSMKSLITSARMTPYPVYLLINEYDNFANTVMMGVQSSEGRYKAFVHEEGPLRTFFKAVKASTSSSMFDRVFITGVSPVVMSDITSGYNIAENIYFEPEFNDLCGFKQNEIEDVLKEIVDKCGFEKKSKEAVISIQTYYNGYTFSHRADEQIYNPTLSLYFFKQFEKACSYPRKMLDSNLAVDEAKLEYIAQIPRGRDLLMSLVQKNQGVVISDIEDRFGIKEMLTDKSKDNTFLVSFLYYFGVLTIAGDTEDLQVILKVPNLVMQSLYVERVQKMLLPEPEPEPEPEPEPDDRDDGKDDAAKVYQKGDMAPLCRFMEERYFKVFHNRDYRWANELTVKTAFLTLLYNDIIYIMDSEKEIDRRYADLAMIIRPDKRYGKVFDVLIEFKFVKLKSAGLSADQAKKLSEDELCSLPEIVKQMEDGKKQVKEYGKKLEQRHGNLRLQKFVVAALGFERVYFKKI; from the coding sequence ATGAAATATCCATACGGAATAGCTGATTTTAGAAGTATTATCAGGGAAAAATATTTTTATTGTGACAAAACAGACAAAATTCCTCTGCTTGAAAATACAAAATCTCAGCTCTTTATCCGTCCCAGACGTTTTGGTAAAAGCCTTGTTCTTTCCATGCTGGAAAATTACTATGATATGGCAAAAAAAAATGAATTCGAAGAGCTCTTTGGTGGATTGAAGATCGGAAAAAATCCCACTGATCTGCATAATTCATATTTTATTTTAAAATTTAATTTTTCATGTGTTGGCCCCACAGGCAGCGCTGAAGATGTAAAAAAGGCTCTTTTTAATCATATTAATGCATGTATTATCGAATTTTATAAAGTTTATAATTATAAAGGATTTGAACTGCCTGCGATTGAGATTGATCGGGAAGATGCCCTTTTTTCAATGAAATCTCTTATTACTTCAGCCCGCATGACCCCATACCCTGTATATCTCCTTATAAATGAATATGATAATTTTGCAAATACAGTTATGATGGGGGTCCAAAGCTCTGAAGGCAGATATAAGGCTTTTGTGCATGAGGAGGGCCCCCTTAGAACTTTTTTTAAAGCAGTAAAAGCCTCAACTTCAAGCTCTATGTTTGATCGTGTATTTATTACAGGGGTTTCACCTGTTGTGATGAGCGATATTACAAGCGGATATAATATTGCCGAAAATATCTATTTTGAGCCGGAGTTTAATGATCTATGCGGATTTAAGCAGAATGAAATTGAAGATGTACTCAAGGAGATTGTTGATAAATGCGGTTTTGAAAAAAAAAGTAAAGAAGCCGTAATTTCGATACAGACTTATTATAATGGTTATACTTTTTCTCATAGAGCAGATGAGCAAATTTATAATCCAACTCTTTCTTTATATTTTTTTAAACAGTTTGAAAAAGCGTGTAGTTATCCCAGGAAAATGCTGGATTCAAATCTTGCTGTAGATGAGGCAAAGCTTGAGTATATTGCTCAGATTCCCAGGGGAAGGGATCTTTTAATGAGTCTGGTGCAAAAAAATCAAGGTGTTGTAATATCAGATATTGAAGATCGTTTTGGTATTAAAGAGATGCTGACGGACAAATCCAAGGATAACACGTTCTTAGTGTCTTTTCTTTATTATTTCGGGGTATTGACTATTGCAGGTGATACTGAAGACTTGCAGGTAATCTTAAAAGTTCCCAATCTTGTCATGCAGAGTCTTTATGTGGAACGGGTTCAAAAAATGCTTTTGCCTGAGCCTGAGCCTGAGCCTGAGCCTGAGCCTGAGCCTGATGACAGGGATGACGGCAAAGATGACGCAGCAAAGGTCTATCAAAAAGGGGATATGGCGCCTTTGTGCAGGTTTATGGAAGAGAGATATTTCAAGGTTTTTCATAACAGGGATTATAGATGGGCCAATGAATTAACTGTGAAGACCGCTTTTCTGACTCTTCTTTATAATGATATTATTTATATCATGGATTCCGAGAAAGAGATTGACCGACGTTATGCAGATCTCGCCATGATCATCAGACCTGACAAGAGGTATGGTAAAGTATTTGATGTTTTGATTGAGTTCAAATTTGTAAAGCTTAAAAGTGCAGGATTAAGTGCCGATCAGGCAAAAAAACTGTCTGAAGATGAGCTTTGCAGCCTCCCTGAGATTGTAAAGCAGATGGAAGATGGCAAAAAACAGGTAAAAGAGTACGGTAAAAAGCTTGAGCAACGGCACGGGAACTTGCGGCTGCAAAAATTTGTAGTGGCGGCGCTGGGGTTTGAGAGGGTATATTTCAAAAAAATATAA